The following proteins come from a genomic window of Salvia hispanica cultivar TCC Black 2014 chromosome 4, UniMelb_Shisp_WGS_1.0, whole genome shotgun sequence:
- the LOC125220518 gene encoding putative disease resistance protein RGA1: protein MRSLFQDIEKSESGEQIEWCKMHDIVHDFALFLRKNDDKERSCQVCDSSLVSHVQEYRSLSLDYKPPVDERDRISQDGLEIICKLYFLQTLLLSLCGLTEIPREIGNLVELRHLDLSRNEEIKELPESICSLVELQILNIEGTGINCLPEALVEQLKFVGREFLGIESSSDDDVVVAFPKLKKLKFYGCSKWEEWEDITEEEEESAAISIMPCLTQLTITCVRV, encoded by the exons ATGCGTTCATTGTTTCAAGACATTGAGAAAAGTGAGTCGGGGGAGCAGATAGAATGGTGTAAAATGCATGATATAGTACATGATTTTGCTCTATTTCTTAGGAAGAATGATGACAAGGAGAGAAGTTGTCAAGTTTGTGATTCTTCATTGGTTTCTCATGTCCAAGAATATCGGAGTCTATCGTTGGACTACAAACCTCCTGTTGATGAAAGAGACAGAATTAGTCAA GATGGCCTTGAAATCATATGTAAGCTTTATTTCTTGCAAACCCTTCTCTTATCATTGTGCGGCCTAACCGAGATTCCACGAGAAATTGGGAATTTGGTTGAGTTAAGACATCTTGACTTAAGTAggaatgaagaaataaaggaGTTACCAGAGAGCATTTGTAGTTTGGTTGAACTGCAAATCTTGAATATTGAAGGCACTGGTATCAACTGTCTGCCTGAAGcattag TGGAGCAATTGAAGTTTGTTGGAAGGGAGTTTTTAGGAATAGAATCTTCAtctgatgatgatgttgttgttgCATTTCCTAAACTcaagaaactgaaattttatGGCTGCTCCAAATGGGAGGAGTGGGAGGACATAacggaggaagaagaagaatctgCGGCCATCTCCATCATGCCATGTCTCACACAGTTGACTATCACTTGTGTGAGAGTTTGA
- the LOC125220033 gene encoding putative disease resistance protein RGA1 yields MTDAIVSAVVESVATMIKDKIRYEVNLVKGVKKELQNLSKKLNTIRKVLDDAEKKALNDQIVKIWLKQLENTTYEMDDILDEWNYSLLKHKLEDSAEPDQKIGCSFIPCSCLSFNEISVRRDIAKKIEHVNATLDQILKEKDDFNFVISLPAPESHRQPTTSSIDFKNVYGSDIYKKRDDIVRNMMHNGGDTQILSIVGTGGLGKTTLAQLIFSDPQFDKDWLKIWVCVSDPFIVSKVANDIVKSVTKETISPDADPLEVVLQKLKASVLGKKFLLVLDDVWSEDRDKWQPLKINLEYGAPGSKILVTTRNERVAKRMGTSDDDIYHPKELNPEECWSLLRAISLEGKSENECVKFEDVGKKIASKCKGLPLAAVVLGRLLQFKDLEGWEHVEKSEIWQLENAEVDLFPHLVLSYNDLSPALKRCFSYCAVYPKDHKIHAETLIEEWMAQGYLGSVSGNGAVELKGREYLKI; encoded by the coding sequence ATGACAGATGCTATAGTTTCAGCCGTGGTGGAGAGTGTTGCAACTATGATAAAAGACAAGATTCGGTATGAAGTCAATTTGGTGAAAGGCGTGAAGAAGGAGCTTCAAAATCTTTCCAAGAAGCTCAATACGATCAGAAAGGTGTTGGATGATGCAGAAAAGAAAGCATTGAATGATCAAATCGtcaaaatttggttgaagCAGCTCGAAAACACGACTTATGAGATGGACGACATTTTGGATGAATGGAACTACTCTCTTCTCAAACATAAGTTGGAAGATTCTGCTGAGCCTGACCAAAAGATAGGCTGCTCCTTCATCCCATGTTCGTGTTTATCTTTCAACGAAATTTCTGTTCGTCGTGATATTGCCAAGAAAATAGAACATGTGAACGCCACGCTTGATCAGATCTTAAAGGAGAAGGatgatttcaattttgtcaTCTCTCTGCCTGCGCCCGAGTCTCACCGACAACCAACCACATCTTCAATTGACTTCAAGAATGTTTATGGGTCGGACATATATAAGAAAAGGGATGACATAGTCAGGAATATGATGCATAATGGTGGTGATACCCAAATTCTGTCTATAGTTGGGACGGGGGGACTTGGGAAGACGACACTagctcaacttatttttagcGATCCTCAGTTCGATAAGGATTGGTTAAAAATTTGGGTATGTGTCTCTGATCCCTTTATTGTGTCTAAGGTTGCCAACGATATTGTTAAAAGTGTGACAAAAGAGACGATTTCTCCAGATGCCGACCCACTAGAAGTGGtgttacaaaaattaaaagcatCTGTTTTAGGAAAAAAGTTTCTTCTCGTCCTTGATGATGTTTGGTCAGAAGACAGAGACAAATGGCAGCCCCTGAAAATCAATCTCGAATATGGTGCACCAGGAAGTAAAATTTTGGTGACAACGAGAAATGAAAGGGTAGCTAAGAGGATGGGTACCTCAGATGATGATATCTATCACCCGAAAGAGCTTAATCCTGAAGAGTGTTGGTCATTATTGCGTGCCATATCCCTTGAAGGAAAGAGTGAGAATGAATGTGTAAAATTTGAGGATGTGGGCAAGAAAATAGCTAGCAAATGCAAGGGATTACCTCTTGCTGCAGTTGTTTTAGGAAGACTTTTGcagttcaaggatttggaaggGTGGGAACACGTAGAGAAGAGTGAAATATGGCAATTGGAGAATGCCGAAGTAGATCTTTTTCCTCATTTGGTTTTAAGCTACAATGATTTGTCCCCGGCTCTTAAGCGTTGTTTTTCATATTGTGCCGTCTATCCTAAAGATCACAAAATTCATGCGGAGACTCTGATAGAAGAGTGGATGGCGCAAGGTTATCTAGGCTCTGTTAGTGGAAATGGTGCAGTGGAACTCAAAGGGCGAGAGTACTTGAAAATTTAG
- the LOC125220034 gene encoding uncharacterized protein LOC125220034 encodes MPATIGWLPHLQVLKLKRDSFIGSEWETVEMQFCKLKYLQIDGCDLVHWTTESTHFPCLEHLQLEHLILKEIPLSIGEIPTLQSIKLVDCSTSAVASATKIREDQQENYGNDDLQIQ; translated from the exons ATGCCAGCAACGATAGGCTGGCTACCCCATCTCCAAGTTCTCAAACTGAAACGAGATTCTTTCATTGGATCTGAATGGGAAACAGTTGAAATGCAGTTCTGCAAACTCAAATACTTGCAGATTGACGGTTGTGACTTGGTGCACTGGACAACAGAAAGCACCCACTTTCCATGCCTTGAGCACCTTCAACTTGAACATTTGATATTGAAGGAGATCCCTTTATCTATTGGTGAAATACCAACGCTTCAGTCAATCAAGTTGGTTGATTGCAGCACTTCTGCTGTCGCCTCTGCTACAAAAATACGAGAAGATCAACAAGAGAACTATGGGAATGATGACCTTCAAATTCAG TGA
- the LOC125220519 gene encoding lectin alpha chain-like — MANFLQILIPLISLLLAAANSETTSYDLSNLNQDLPIYQGDAHFHSPLYRLTKTNASGYPQKYSVGRVLDPEIFKFEGLFLFTCAFQFVITPVDNTPADGLTFFIAPAGTTIPDGSGGANFGVFSPQGPNSNIFAVEFDTFFNPGIDATSFPHVGIDIESPISSNLTVVGNDLIGNVVSARIFYEQATNFLNVSVAMGGKRFEVSYVVDLSSILQKESQVGLSAATGEGVAIFDIRTWLFNFIKGSPTVEKYLLTA; from the coding sequence ATGGCTAACTTCCTCCAAATCCTAATTCCTCTGATTTCCTTGCTCCTCGCCGCAGCCAACTCTGAAACAACCTCCTACGATCTCTCCAACCTAAACCAAGACCTCCCTATCTACCAAGGCGACGCCCACTTCCACAGTCCTTTATACCGCCTCACGAAAACCAACGCTTCCGGCTACCCACAGAAGTACAGTGTCGGCCGAGTCCTGGATCCCGAGATCTTTAAGTTTGAGGGGCTATTCCTCTTCACATGTGCCTTTCAATTTGTTATCACTCCCGTAGACAACACGCCAGCCGACGgcctcaccttcttcatcgCCCCCGCCGGCACCACCATCCCCGACGGCAGCGGCGGCGCCAACTTTGGAGTGTTCAGCCCACAGGGGCCGAATTCCAACATTTTCGCAGTTGAATTCGATACCTTCTTCAATCCTGGAATAGATGCCACGAGTTTCCCTCATGTTGGGATTGATATCGAAAGTCCAATATCCAGTAACTTGACGGTTGTGGGGAACGATCTGATCGGTAATGTGGTGAGTGCAAGGATATTTTACGAACAAGCTACTAATTTCTTGAATGTTAGTGTGGCAATGGGAGGAAAGAGGTTTGAGGTGAGCTATGTGGTTGATTTGAGCAGTATTCTTCAGAAAGAGAGTCAAGTTGGCCTCTCTGCCGCTACCGGTGAAGGAGTAGCCATTTTCGACATCAGAACTTGGctatttaatttcatcaaagGTTCTCCGACGGTCGAAAAGTATTTGTTGACTGCATAG
- the LOC125220520 gene encoding uncharacterized protein LOC125220520 has translation MSNLTYKCLMETHKLTGSDFTDWLRCLRLVLRHDKIDYVLDKPIGVVPSKESAEFATFDAAAHEKHVENANDAQCIMLSSMSLELQRQHEHMFPYEMLKHLESFYASQAQTMEYEILRDLFKCKLHDGGKVSEHVLKMIGLIERLATIGTVLPANVSTNLILQSLPSQICAHGELFCEVFQMEE, from the exons atgtcaaaCTTGACTTATAAGTGTTTGATGGAAACACACAAGCTGACTGGGTCAGATTTCACGGATTGGCTCCGTTGTTTGCGCTTGGTGCTAAGGCATGACAAAATTGATTATGTCTTGGACAAACCAATTGGTGTCGTTCCCAGTAAGGAATCCGCTGAGTTTGCTACGTTTGACGCAGCTGCTCATGAGAAACATGTTGAAAATGCAAATGATGCTCAGTGCATCATGCTGTCATCCATGAGTTTGGAACTTCAAAGACAACATGAGCACATGTTTCCATATGAGATGCTTAAACACTTGGAGAGTTTTTATGCTTCACAAGCTCAAACTATGGAGTATGAGATACTTCGTGATCTCTTCAAGTGCAAGCTTCATGATGGAGGCAAGGTTTCTGAGCATGTGCTGAAAATGATTGGTTTGATTGAGAGGTTAGCAACAATTGGAACGGTGCTTCCCGCAAATGTCTCAACAAATCTAATTCTTCAGTCTCTTCCTA GTCAAATCTGTGCTCATGGTGAGCTCTTCTGCGAAGTCTTCCAAATGGAAGAATAA
- the LOC125220521 gene encoding lectin CPL-like — MALFHTLKPLLSSAAIALFVILAMTNKAYSQSDSTSFTYFFYGSQPTSLTYQGDAFFPPDSTFLRLTKTDASGVPQTSTIGRALYTKPILFRAQGAVASFETTINFQITSRSGDNNPADGLVFFIAPVGSTIPSGGGGSNFGVYNASGLAPNMFAVEFDVYVNSEWDPNFRHIGINLGSRTSSNVTSFEGTNGQRVSARINYEAATRVITVYATAAAGNFEVSLVSDLGALLPEQVQVGLAASSGLHVAVHDVVSWYFSSTLVR; from the coding sequence ATGGCCCTCTTTCACACCCTAAAGCCTCTTCTTTCTTCAGCAGCCATAGCCTTGTTCGTCATTCTGGCAATGACGAACAAGGCCTACTCTCAGAGCGATTCAACTTCCTTCACGTACTTCTTCTACGGCTCCCAACCCACATCCCTAACCTACCAAGGCGACGCCTTCTTCCCACCAGACTCAACCTTCCTCCGTCTGACAAAGACCGACGCCTCAGGGGTCCCACAAACCAGCACTATCGGCCGAGCCCTCTACACGAAGCCAATACTGTTCCGCGCACAAGGGGCAGTAGCGTCATTTGAGACCACCATAAACTTCCAGATCACCTCTAGGTCGGGCGACAACAACCCGGCTGACGGGCTCGTGTTCTTCATAGCCCCTGTGGGCTCCACCATCCCGTCTGGCGGCGGCGGGAGCAACTTCGGCGTGTACAACGCTTCGGGGCTGGCTCCCAACATGTTCGCGGTGGAATTCGACGTGTACGTGAACTCGGAGTGGGACCCGAACTTCCGCCACATTGGGATCAACCTCGGCTCCAGGACTTCTAGCAATGTGACGTCGTTTGAGGGCACCAACGGGCAGCGTGTGTCTGCTCGGATAAACTACGAGGCGGCGACTAGAGTGATCACCGTGTACGCCACCGCAGCAGCGGGCAATTTCGAGGTCAGCTTGGTGTCCGACTTGGGCGCTTTGCTGCCCGAGCAAGTCCAAGTCGGGCTTGCTGCCTCGAGCGGGCTGCACGTCGCTGTCCACGACGTAGTTTCGTGGTATTTCAGCTCCACCCTTGTCCGTTAA
- the LOC125220522 gene encoding mannose/glucose-specific lectin Cramoll-like has translation MALFHTLKPLLSSAAIAVFVILAMTNKAYSQSDSTSFTYDFYGSQPTSLTYQGDAFFPPDSTFLRLTKTDTTGVPQTGTIGRALYTNPILFRAQGAAASFETTINFQITSRSGDNNPADGLVFFIAPVGSTIPSGGGGSNFGLYNTTGFAPNVFAVEFDVYVNSEWDPNFRHIGINLGSRTSSNVTSFEGTNGQRVSARINYEAATRVITVYASAAAGSFEVSLVSDLGALLPEQVQVGLAASSGLHVAVHDVVSWYFSSTLVR, from the coding sequence ATGGCCCTCTTCCACACCCTAAAGCCTCTGCTTTCCTCAGCAGCCATAGCCGTGTTCGTCATTCTGGCAATGACGAACAAGGCCTACTCTCAGAGCGATTCAACTTCCTTCACGTACGACTTCTACGGCTCCCAACCCACATCCCTAACCTACCAAGGCGACGCCTTCTTCCCACCAGACTCAACCTTCCTCCGTCTGACAAAGACCGACACCACGGGGGTCCCGCAAACCGGCACTATCGGCCGAGCCCTGTACACGAACCCGATACTGTTCCGCGCACAAGGGGCAGCAGCGTCATTTGAGACCACCATAAACTTCCAGATCACCTCTAGGTCGGGCGACAACAACCCGGCTGACGGGCTCGTGTTCTTCATAGCCCCTGTGGGCTCCACCATCCCGTCTGGCGGCGGCGGGAGCAACTTCGGCTTGTACAACACTACGGGCTTTGCCCCCAACGTGTTCGCGGTGGAATTCGACGTGTACGTGAACTCGGAGTGGGACCCGAACTTCCGCCACATTGGGATCAACCTCGGCTCGAGGACTTCTAGCAATGTGACGTCGTTTGAGGGCACCAATGGGCAGCGGGTGTCTGCCCGGATAAACTACGAGGCGGCGACTAGAGTGATCACTGTCTACGCCAGCGCAGCAGCGGGCAGTTTCGAGGTCAGCTTGGTGTCCGACTTGGGCGCTTTGCTGCCCGAGCAAGTTCAGGTCGGGCTTGCTGCCTCGAGCGGGCTGCACGTCGCAGTCCACGACGTCGTTTCGTGGTATTTCAGCTCCACCCTCGTCCGTTAA